The following proteins come from a genomic window of Sphaerisporangium rubeum:
- a CDS encoding DUF3224 domain-containing protein: MSTQSKGTYQITGWDEKPYSQEKGQATLAKARVTNTFDGDIQGEGVAEYLLVYPKGEGDASFIGLQEVNGTVNGRKGSFVLAIDGTFANGQAKGDWTVVDGSAKGELEGLKGKGGFVSTSGGAVELHLGWTIV; this comes from the coding sequence ATGTCGACCCAGAGCAAGGGCACCTACCAGATCACCGGCTGGGACGAGAAGCCCTATTCGCAGGAGAAGGGCCAGGCCACGCTCGCCAAGGCCCGCGTCACCAACACCTTCGACGGTGACATCCAGGGCGAAGGCGTCGCCGAGTACCTCCTCGTCTACCCCAAGGGGGAGGGCGACGCCAGCTTCATCGGCCTCCAGGAGGTCAACGGCACCGTCAACGGCCGCAAGGGCTCGTTCGTCCTCGCCATCGACGGCACCTTCGCCAACGGCCAGGCCAAGGGCGACTGGACCGTCGTCGACGGCTCCGCCAAGGGCGAGCTGGAAGGCCTCAAGGGCAAGGGTGGCTTCGTGTCCACCTCCGGCGGCGCCGTCGAGCTGCACCTCGGCTGGACCATCGTCTAG